One part of the Persephonella sp. genome encodes these proteins:
- a CDS encoding Holliday junction resolvase-like protein, whose product MENLFVIGFLAVLVVLIIILIFKLQSSQKQLENLQKEKIDLQFQKEKIENELKEYLKKFNDLLNQKLEEYKQRDRVQLEKQLRQIIQQEFTNRFEEWKRKEERRIREDAIKKSSSTILGKVGEHLSPLLIFDQHRINPKDLRFIGTPIDFIAFRGLEEKNYDELEIIFIEVKTGNKTRLTERERAIQKAVMNKSIRWITFNTLEAINNLNGGSK is encoded by the coding sequence ATGGAGAACCTTTTTGTAATTGGATTTTTAGCCGTGCTTGTCGTTCTAATTATTATTCTTATCTTTAAGCTACAATCAAGCCAGAAGCAGTTGGAAAACCTGCAAAAAGAAAAGATAGACCTGCAGTTCCAGAAAGAAAAGATAGAAAACGAGCTGAAAGAATACCTGAAAAAGTTTAACGACCTACTTAACCAGAAACTTGAGGAGTATAAACAAAGAGACAGAGTTCAGCTTGAAAAACAGCTCAGACAGATAATTCAGCAAGAGTTTACAAACAGATTTGAAGAATGGAAAAGAAAAGAAGAAAGAAGGATCAGAGAAGATGCGATCAAAAAATCAAGCTCAACAATATTAGGAAAAGTGGGAGAACATCTATCTCCCCTTCTTATTTTTGATCAGCACAGAATAAATCCAAAAGATCTGAGGTTTATAGGAACCCCTATTGATTTTATCGCTTTCAGGGGACTTGAGGAAAAAAATTATGATGAGTTGGAAATTATCTTTATTGAGGTAAAAACCGGAAACAAAACAAGACTTACAGAAAGGGAAAGGGCGATCCAAAAAGCAGTGATGAATAAAAGCATAAGATGGATAACATTTAACACACTTGAGGCTATAAATAACTTAAATGGAGGGTCAAAATGA
- the cas2 gene encoding CRISPR-associated endonuclease Cas2, whose translation MRFIVCYDIADDKKRLKVSKLLKAHGIRTQKSLFEVECDEKTILSVLEEVEQVIDPIDKFFIYPVDNKNIKKIIRLGVAQYSGVENIV comes from the coding sequence ATGAGATTTATAGTCTGTTATGACATAGCAGATGATAAAAAAAGGCTTAAGGTCTCAAAACTGCTTAAAGCACACGGCATCCGAACCCAAAAAAGTCTGTTTGAAGTAGAATGCGATGAGAAAACCATCTTATCTGTTCTTGAAGAAGTTGAACAGGTTATAGATCCTATTGATAAGTTTTTTATCTATCCTGTAGATAACAAGAATATAAAAAAAATCATCAGGTTAGGAGTTGCCCAGTATTCAGGAGTTGAGAATATTGTTTAA
- the csx2 gene encoding TIGR02221 family CRISPR-associated protein → MKVLISVLGKGNYKETTYKLGEIEEKTDYVLSVIKRAVNPEKIYIIGTDQSRWDIADTRIKEYEKVIIPFGTNYQEFWEMFEKMASLDVENKDVYLDLTHGFRSIPLFISTVMNFFEKVKNAKIKGVYYGMYDVKDDIKPVVDLLPILEMNNWIEGFTLFKEYGDSRKIGKLIQDKYDDLPVEKKREYQNLRKLPKVLEKSSKAFGFTAIDFYVKSLNDVVNVSKNLEPIPSSLKAMDFLIKDIEKSSEIFQNISKNWEKQLKLAEIYFEKNRYSQSLTALRESLITFILEETGLDWEDKELRETKLGKLFSERSKIPRNELTVLMEQIKDFRNKSSHGFITGNFSEDKLNQSINTLKQYIEKASKIMRSNPDLTELKKALNNILNS, encoded by the coding sequence ATGAAGGTTTTAATTTCAGTTTTAGGTAAAGGAAATTATAAGGAAACAACATACAAACTTGGAGAGATAGAAGAAAAAACTGATTATGTGCTTTCTGTAATCAAAAGGGCTGTTAATCCTGAAAAAATCTACATAATAGGGACAGATCAATCAAGATGGGATATAGCAGATACCAGAATAAAAGAGTATGAAAAAGTCATAATACCCTTTGGAACAAATTATCAAGAATTCTGGGAGATGTTCGAAAAAATGGCAAGCCTTGATGTTGAAAACAAAGATGTTTATCTTGATCTAACACATGGATTTCGTTCAATACCTCTTTTTATATCAACAGTTATGAACTTTTTTGAAAAGGTTAAAAATGCAAAGATAAAAGGCGTTTATTACGGAATGTATGATGTAAAAGATGATATAAAACCTGTTGTTGATCTATTACCGATTTTGGAGATGAACAACTGGATTGAAGGTTTTACCCTTTTCAAAGAGTATGGAGACAGTAGAAAGATAGGTAAGCTTATTCAGGATAAATATGATGATCTTCCTGTTGAGAAAAAAAGAGAATACCAGAACCTTAGGAAACTGCCAAAAGTTCTGGAAAAATCATCAAAAGCTTTTGGATTTACAGCGATTGATTTTTATGTGAAGTCCCTGAATGATGTCGTTAATGTGTCAAAAAATTTAGAACCAATTCCTTCAAGTTTAAAAGCTATGGATTTTTTAATAAAGGATATAGAAAAATCCTCAGAAATCTTTCAGAACATTTCAAAAAACTGGGAAAAACAGCTGAAACTTGCAGAAATCTATTTTGAGAAAAACAGATATTCCCAGTCTTTAACAGCTTTGAGAGAAAGTCTGATCACTTTTATTCTGGAAGAAACAGGTCTGGACTGGGAGGATAAAGAGTTGAGAGAGACAAAATTAGGTAAACTTTTTTCTGAACGTTCTAAAATTCCTCGTAATGAGTTAACTGTCCTTATGGAACAAATTAAAGATTTTAGAAACAAGTCAAGTCATGGATTTATTACCGGTAATTTTAGTGAAGATAAGCTGAACCAATCCATAAACACGCTAAAACAGTATATAGAAAAAGCCTCTAAAATAATGCGTTCTAATCCTGATCTAACGGAACTAAAAAAAGCCTTAAACAATATTCTCAACTCCTGA